The region ACAGGCCCAGACGGCGAGTGGTGCCCTGGGCTAGCCATTGGCTCAGGGTGCTACTGTCGCCATCCAGGGCTTGTAGCCACTGCTGCAACCGCTCAGGATGCTGGACCCAGTCGCTGGCAGCCAGCGGATGGCGTTGCGGCCAAGGCGTTTCAACCAGCAGAGGAGGCGCGAGCAGGGTCCAGGCCAAGTCGCGTACTGCAGACTGGCGCAACTGGCGAGGCAAGTCGATCAGGCCGGGGAAAGGGTTCATCCAGCGAGCATAGTCGTTAAGCCTCCGGCCTTGGTGTTTTTCTCCGGCGTTTGCTGCCAGCTGGCGCTTTCGCCCATAATTGAACTCTTTGGCCAATTCGCCTTTTTACCCGCCGTAGTGCCTAGCAGGAGCCACATGGAGCAATTTCGCAATATCGGTATCATTGGCCGCCTTGGTAGCTCCCAGGTGCTCGATACTGTTCGCCGACTGAAAAAATTCCTGCTGCAACGGCATCTGCACGTCATCCTCGAGGACACCATCGCCGAAGTACTGCCGGGCCACGGCCTGCAGACCTCTTCGCGCAAGTTGCTGGGTGAGGTCTGCGACCTGGTCATCGTGGTCGGCGGGGACGGCAGTCTGCTTGGTGCGGCCCGGGCCCTGGCCAAGCACAACACGCCGGTGCTGGGCATCAACCGCGGCAGTCTCGGGTTTCTGACCGATATCCGTCCCGACGAGCTGGAAGTAAAAGTCGCCGAGGTCCTCGACGGTCATTATCTGGTGGAGAATCGCTTTCTGCTCCAGGCGGAGGTTCGGCGTCACGCCGAAGCCATTGGCCAGGGCGACGCGCTCAATGATGTGGTGCTGCATCCGGGCAAATCGACGCGGATGATCGAATTCGAAATCTACATCGATGGCCAGTTTGTCTGCAGTCAGAAGGCCGACGGCCTGATCGTTGCCACCCCGACCGGCTCGACCGCCTACGCCTTGTCGGCGGGTGGGCCGATCATGCACCCCAAACTCGACGCCATCGTCATCGTGCCGATGTATCCGCACACCTTGTCTGGGCGACCGATCGTGGTCGATGGCAATAGCGAGCTGAAGATCGTGGTGTCCAAGGATCTGCAGATCTACCCGCAAATCTCCTGTGACGGCCAGAACCACTTCACCTGTGCACCGGGCGACACCATTACGGTGAACAAGAAACCGCAGAAGCTGCGCTTGATTCATCCGCTCGATCATAATTATTACGAGGTCTGCCGGACCAAGCTCGGCTGGGGCAGCCGCCTGGGTGGTGGAGGCGAGTGATGCTCGATCCAGCCCGTAGTTACGATCTGATTGGTGACGTGCACGGCTGTGCGCATACCCTGGAACGCCTGCTCGATGCCTTGGGTTACAAACGCCAGGGCGGGGTCTGGCGTC is a window of Pseudomonas sp. DG56-2 DNA encoding:
- a CDS encoding NAD(+) kinase, coding for MEQFRNIGIIGRLGSSQVLDTVRRLKKFLLQRHLHVILEDTIAEVLPGHGLQTSSRKLLGEVCDLVIVVGGDGSLLGAARALAKHNTPVLGINRGSLGFLTDIRPDELEVKVAEVLDGHYLVENRFLLQAEVRRHAEAIGQGDALNDVVLHPGKSTRMIEFEIYIDGQFVCSQKADGLIVATPTGSTAYALSAGGPIMHPKLDAIVIVPMYPHTLSGRPIVVDGNSELKIVVSKDLQIYPQISCDGQNHFTCAPGDTITVNKKPQKLRLIHPLDHNYYEVCRTKLGWGSRLGGGGE